One window of the Equus caballus isolate H_3958 breed thoroughbred chromosome 2, TB-T2T, whole genome shotgun sequence genome contains the following:
- the ATP6V1B2 gene encoding V-type proton ATPase subunit B, brain isoform yields the protein MALRAMRGIVNGAAPELPVPAGGPALGSREQALAVGRNYLSQPRLTYKTVSGVNGPLVILDHVKFPRYAEIVHLTLPDGTKRSGQVLEVSGSKAVVQVFEGTSGIDAKKTSCEFTGDILRTPVSEDMLGRVFNGSGKPIDRGPVVLAEDFLDIMGQPINPQCRIYPEEMIQTGISAIDGMNSIARGQKIPIFSAAGLPHNEIAAQICRQAGLVKKSKDVVDYSEENFAIVFAAMGVNMETARFFKSDFEENGSMDNVCLFLNLANDPTIERIITPRLALTTAEFLAYQCEKHVLVILTDMSSYAEALREVSAAREEVPGRRGFPGYMYTDLSTIYERAGRVEGRNGSITQIPILTMPNDDITHPIPDLTGYITEGQIYVDRQLHNRQIYPPINVLPSLSRLMKSAIGEGMTRKDHADVSNQLYACYAIGKDVQAMKAVVGEEALTSDDLLYLEFLQKFERNFIAQGPYENRTVYETLDIGWQLLRIFPKEMLKRIPQSTLSEFYPRDSAKH from the exons CATACAAGACAGTATCAGGAGTCAATGGTCCACTAGTGATCTTAGATCATGTTAAG tTTCCCAGATATGCTGAGATTGTCCACTTGACATTACCTGATGGCACGAAGAGAAGTGGGCAAGTTCTAGAAGTTAGTGGTTCCAAAGCAGTGGTTCAG GTGTTTGAAGGGACTTCAGGTATAGATGCCAAGAAAACATCCTGTGAGTTTACTGGGGATATTCTCCGAACGCCAGTGTCCGAGGACATGCTTG GTCGAGTATTCAATGGATCAGGAAAACCCATTGACAGAGGTCCTGTGGTACTGGCTGAAGACTTCCTTGACATCATGG GCCAGCCAATCAATCCTCAATGTCGAATCTACCCAGAGGAGATGATTCAGACCGGCATTTCGGCCATAGATGGCATGAACAGTATTGCTAGGGGGCAGAAAATTCCTATCTTCTCTGCTGCTGGCTTACCACACAACGAG ATAGCAGCTCAAATCTGTCGCCAGGCTGGTTTGGTAAAGAAATCCAAAGATGTAGTGGACTACAGTGAAGAAAATTTTGCAATTGTCTTTGCTGCTATGGGT GTAAATATGGAAACTGCCCGGTTCTTCAAATCTGACTTTGAAGAAAATGGCTCCATGGACAATGTCTGCCTCTTTTTGAACTTGGCTAATGACCCAAC TATTGAGCGGATTATCACTCCTCGCTTGGCTCTGACCACAGCCGAGTTTCTGGCCTATCAGTGTGAGAAACATGTGCTGGTCATCCTAACAGACATGAGCTCTTATGCGGAAGCGCTTCGAGAG GTTTCAGCGGCCCGGGAAGAAGTTCCTGGTCGACGAGGTTTCCCAGGTTACATGTACACAGATTTATCCACAATATATGAACGGGCTGGTCGCGTGGAAGGCAGAAATGGCTCTATTACTCAGATCCCTATTCTCACCATGCCTAACGATG ATATCACTCACCCCATCCCTGACTTGACTGGGTATATTACAGAAGGGCAGATCTATGTGGACAGACAGCTACACAACAGACAG ATTTACCCACCTATTAATGTGCTGCCCTCGTTATCCCGGTTGATGAAGTCTGCTATTGGAGAAGGTATGACCAGGAAGGATCATGCCGATGTGTCTAACCAGCTG TATGCATGCTATGCTATTGGTAAGGATGTACAAGCCATGAAAGCCGTAGTTGGAGAAGAAGCCCTTACCTCTGATGATCTTCTTTACTTGGAGTTTCTGCAGAAGTTTGAGAGGAACTTTATTGCTCAGG GTCCTTACGAAAACCGCACTGTCTATGAGACTTTGGACATTGGCTGGCAACTGCTCCGAATCTTCCCcaaagaaatgctgaaaagaatCCCTCAGAGCACCCTGAGCGAGTTTTACCCTCGAGACTCTGCAAAACATTAG